CCCCCTCTTtgcctcctaactggcctccctccttccactcctGCTTCTGCTCCAATCCCATCTTTGATCAGCAGCGaggttttttaaaacacaggaaaGGGTCATGTTGCTCTGATGCTCAAAACCTCCCATGGCGCCCTATGGAGCCAAGAATGAAAGCTACCCCCCACACCGAGATTTAAGAGGCTCTACAGGACCTGGTTCCCCATCATGTCTCCAGCCTCACCTGTTCCTTCCAATTACAAACACCAAGCTCCTTCCTTCTTCGAGGCCTTTTCACTTGATGATTTCCCTGCTTGGATCTTTCTTTATGTGGCTGTCTACtctctcaaatgtcacttccccaGAAAGACGATTCCTAACCACCCTAGCTAAAGAAGCAGACTACTCTCTTGTACTTAACTTGGGACAACGTATCACCAGGCTGAAAGCATTGCTTTATCGTTATTACTTGTTACTTGtctactgtctgtctccccctaGAAGGGGGCCTTTTCTGACTTATTCGGGTTGTAGCCCCTGCTTCTAGAACACTGCCTGGTACAGAGTACTCAATATTTAGTGAATAAGAGATGACACTATGCCCCCATGTGCACCATTGAGTTCCCACTGTCTCCGGAACCCGTGGCCCCAAAGACCCTCCGGGCTGCGTCTCTAAACCAGTTCCCCGAGCCCGATGCCCAGCGCATGCGCCACTTGCACGTCGTGGGGAGTCCCCCCGACCCCCGTCAACTTCCCAAGCGCCCCGCACACGCGCCCACGACCACTGGCCCCTGTCCCTCTTCCGCTTACTCCGGAGCCAAGAGGATCCCTCCCGCCGCCACACCGCAAGCGACCCCTCACAACCCTCTGTcaagccccctgccctgccaggcCGAGTCCCCTGGAGTTCCCCTTCTCCCGTAACTCACCCGCTTCAAACAGCGTTTCCCGCCACAGCCCACGCCGCCGTGACCCCTGACACCGGCGCGCGCAGGCCCAGAGCCGCCGCGCTCCGAGCCGGGCCACGCCCCTCCCGTCCAAATAGGGGAGGCCACTCCCCGTTCTTCCCACAGGGGCACCGGCCACGCCCCCTCTTTCCAATTTGGGCGGTGGCCTAGTCCACTTGTGGGCAAATTCCCGCCAAACCCCACCCCCTCCTGACGTGTGCAGCTCGAAGCCACGCCCCTCCTCTGAGGCAGCGTCGCGGCCCGGTGAGGTCTGCGCGCACCGCAGTCCTGGTCAGTCGCCCAGCCACAACTCCGCCAGCCCAAAGGTACCGGGCACGCATCCTCTGCTCCCCTACCTGCCTCCCGTCCGAAGCCTTGTCGGGAGCACCACCTGGGCACTGTTCATCCTTCCACTCGCGGCCTGCCCTATGCCCTCCCCGCAGAGGCTGGCCCCTATGCGCTCAGATACTGCCCTGGTCTGTTCTGCCTcacagcctcagtgtccccatctgtaaactggaCTCAGCACAGGGCAGGCGCACCTGTAGGCTAGAGGCACACTGCTGGGAATGAGGTGATCACTTGTAACTACTCTCACTTCCGccgtcccctctcctcccctaaaaaaaataCCTGTCAATACCCAACCCATTCCTCCTTTACCCTTTACCCTTGACCTTTACCTTTACAACACCCCCTTTACCCTTGACCAAGACTGTCCATCCAGCTCACCTGGGTGTCCCCTCAGGGCCTGGTGCaggggaaggagaaattaagagaacGCCCCTGCCCTTCCTTACTCTGAACTCACCAAGGCCTCTTGGGAGAGACCTTTAGCTCCCTCACTGCCGCATCCTGCCTCCATTAAAGTCCCTATTCCCTTACCTTCTAGCTGTCCAGACTCATCCCCCGACTACCAGCCCTGACGGCTAGACGGCTAGGAGGAGTGACTTTATCTTGTTCACTCATATTTCCAGTGCCTAAAAttgtgtttggcacatagtataTGCTTCACacagatttgttgaatgaatgacatgTGTCCCCAGAAAGGCCAGCACAGCACCTGGTCCACAAGCAGCTTCCGCAAATACTTGATTAAATGAGAGCTCCAGTCCCCTCAAGCACTTACATTCTCCTTGTCCTTCAGGAGTGGGCTCCAGCCACAGAGAGGTGACCCTGAGGTTGTCAGGggcctctcctgggcctccaAAACACCCAGTCACATCACCCTGAATCCGCCACAGCCCAGCACCAGGTCCAGGGGGGTCGGTGTCCATGAAGACCCTGGTAGCCCATCCCCATCTCAGACTCTGACTCTGAACAGgtttctattcatattttattttctttttgtatttttttagtttttattaaataaaaggagcagagtgaggggggcctgtggtctcttgaGCTGTGGGGGAGTCAcaggcccacccctccctctgttCAAGGTGCACTGCGCAGTAGGCTTGAGGCATAAGCTGGGCGGGGAGGGCAGCTGGGAGTGCTGGGAGAGGTCAGAGGTCGGGACCTGTGACCCATTCACCCTTCCCAGGAAGACTCCGTAGGCAGGGAGAGAGGCTCCTGGACCCTGACTGGGGCTCAtcctgagggctgagggctggtggggcaggggccTTGCTCCAAGCCCAAAGGTGGGACCCCAGGCCcggccccttcccaccccagtgTCCGTTCATTGGAGGGTGCAGGGTGCTGGGGCAGTGTGGCTGGGCCCCTCACTCGTGGACGTCCCAGATCTCAGACAGCAAAGGCGGTAGCTTCTTGTCCTGGAGCCGCAGGGCGAAGACCTGCTCCGAGTGCACGGAGCTGAGCGTACGCAGGCTCACGAGCTTCATCAGCATCCGGGGGAAGCGCAGCTGGTCCTGCGGGGGGACGGGAGGGAGGCGGGCGTGGCTCAGCTCACCAAACCACCTAGCAGGCCTCCCTCCGCAGGCCGAGCCAGGAGAGACAGAGTGGGTGTCAGCTGGACAGCACCTGGGGACCCCAGCCCCTGTGGCCCGAGGATAGACTGATGAGGACATTGGCCTGAGCTCAGACTGCTACCAGGGAGCCCGACAGAGCCGGGCTCGGACTAGGAagccagaccccagccctgggctgaccCCACGTGGGTCTGGACTTCCGGGCCCTCCCCGCGCCGTCTGTACCTGGGGCCTCTTGATGCGGGTGTAGGAGAGCAACGCGTCCACGTAGGGCTGCTGCAGGGCCTCGACTCGGCTCGGCTCCTGCACGTTGGGCCGGTCGGCCGAGAAGATGTTGATGGCGATGAGGAGGGCGTACTCGGCGTCGTCCAGGCCCAGCCGCCTCATGGCCCGGGAGAACTCGAAGATGGGGTTGATGAATTCCACCTGCAGGCCTGCAGAGGTGGGAGGCCCGACCCGATGAACtagcccccagcctggcccaggacGCTGCCCACCATCAGCAGTGAGGACAACGGCAGCAGGTTCAGTGCTGTTCACCCCATAACCCCACTGCCTACCCggatgcctggcacagagcacctGTGCTATAAACCTTGCCCGGATGAAGGACCAAGTAACGAGAGTGAACATTTATCTAGAGTTTTCTACTCCCTCAACACCACCTTCACTTCGTTCCTGGCCTCCCAGGATCTCtcctcaggaaaaggaaagattcttCAGCCTAGGTCGCATTATGTCACCCCCTGTGGTGGCTTCCACTGCTCTCAGAGGAAAGCCCATACTCATTCCCAAgagtgactcattcattcatccaacttcattgagcacctactgcatgccaggccccagggcagggtATTTATAAGCCCCGACTCCGTAGTACTTGGGTTGACGGGACATATCGATCCTGTGAGATGGTTATGAGTTCTACGGATCAGGGTAATGGGAGCCACTGAGAATCACGTCAACATCTTAGACAAGAGGGTTACCGGAGGGGGACACCATAGGAAGGCTTGCTGTAGGGTGTCCGAgccaaaggaggggagggaatgagTTACCAGCATATGTGAGTGTTCCAGGTTGGGTACCACCCATCTGTTCTGCCTGGGACTAAGCTTCCTAGGCCAGGAGACCTCTAATATGAAAGCTGGGAAGTTCAGGCAAACTGACGCAAGTTGGTCACCCTAgttctgggcagagggaccagcaaggacaaaagccctgaggtgggagcacaGTTGGTGGGTTCCCCTAagagggaggccagtgtggctggaggaggaTGAGTGAGGGGACGGTGGGAGGTGAAGGCGGAGAGGGAACGGGGCCAGACCTAGCAGGGCCTGTGGGCCCAGCGAGGACTCTAGCTTTTCTCCCAGTGAGACGGGAGCCACGGACATGTGCTAACCTGGTTATTAATAGGATTCTTCTGCCAACTGTGTGAACAAACACactgggctggggtggaggcagaAACCCATGAGGAGCCCTTGCAATGCTCCAGAGAAAGCCACCTGAGGCCTGGACTGGGGCTGTGGCAATGGCGGAGGGGGGAGTGGTGGGACCCCAACCACCTCTTCTGCTCCACATCCCTGTGCTCCAGCTGCCTGAGCCTCCTTGTAGTTCCTTAAAACTGTCCAGCTCTTGCCCGCTGCAGGACTTTGCACATGCTGATACCTCTGCTGGAAACATTCCCCCACCCTCCAGTGCTCCCCTGCCAAGCTTACACTCAAAGGGTTACTGGCACTGTCTTGGGTGTTGGGACAGCCAGGAGTTAGAGGAAGGGAAGATGGGGTTAGGAGGAGGTGTCTAGGAGTACAAAGAAGTGCCCCCAGGGAGAGTGATGGGCGGGAACGAAACTCACCGAGAAAGCCCAGAGGCCGAGAAAGCGAGGCATCTGCACACACATTCCCTGGTGGATGATGCTACACCCACCTCCCTTTTCCCAAGTGTTCTTTCCCACTCCTCTGGCCTCAGTTCAACTACACCTCCTCCAGAAGCCCATCGCCTAGGTTACATCCAAGTAAGTGACCTTGGAGGGCAGAGGCCAAGGCTGCCCTGCACAGTTGGGGAGGTTGCCCATTTCACAGTGGCCTGAGATCCAGCCTCCCTCATGTGAGACCAGGTTTGGGGATGAGGGAGCAGCTTTTCTTAATTCCTATCGAGACACCCGATGCGATAGCAGAACCCCTCTGCCTCACCCTGCACTCTGTCCCACTGTGCAGAGATGGTACTCCTGTCTCACTGCAGGGTGGGCTCAGCGCTCACCCCATTTTggagataaagaaacagaggctcagactGGGATCAGAGAGCCCGAGGTCTCCGGGCCAGCAGGGACCCAGCCAgggtgccacccccacccccaagcctgcTCTCTGCCATACCCGCGCGGTGGAAGTCATCCTTGCTGTAGGTGAAGTCCTTCAGGAAAGTGATGCACTCTGTCTCGTGGTTGTAGCGTCTGGCTGTCTCCAGCAGCATGAtctgagggcagcagggagaggggtcAGTAGGAGCAGGGGCCTGAGGCCTCCCTGTAACCCCTTAGCCActgtccctcctctcctggcctgAATGGGGGCCCTGATCTTGCCAGCATCATTCCTCACCTCTCTGCCCTGACCCCATTCTCCAGCCACACCTGCAGTCAGCACGCTGGCCCTTCTgagctctttccttcctccaggtgCAAGACGCCCAGCACCCTCCGCTTAGGACACTCTCCCCAGGTGCTTATGAGGCATTTTCATCTCTTTCGTTCACTGCCACACACCCAGCATTTGGAAAGGGGCCTGGCATATACCAGGCTCTCAACACTTACTCGTTACCACTGTTTTGGTTCAAATGTCAACCCCCCAAATAAGCTCTTTTGGCACATTCTCTAAAGTGTGTCCCTCCAGAACAATCCTCTATTATCCTCATCCTCAgttcctgtttcctttctctccttgcctCCTGGGAGGCTCTGATGACTTGTTTAGTATTCTGACACTCTCCTGTAGAATATCATGCCCACGAGaagagggcagggactggagtCTTCCTTGTCACTATGCAGCCAGCATCTGCCCTGGGGCTTATCTCTGgggttccttgagggcaggttGGGTGAGCTGGCCATTACCTCGATAGTAGATGCCTTCAGGAGGGCAATCTGGTCCTCACGACCCAGCTGCAGGAAGCCAGGAACCTGCTTGGCGAAGTCCACGATCTCCTGGACTGAGATGATGGCCAGCTCCGTGAAGTGGGCGAAACGCTGCTGGCGAGCATCGCGGGACTGGGGGTCTGCGCCcatgggccagggctggggacgTGGGGGGCCAGGTTACTTTCAGGACTTCTCCCGTGAGCCCAAGGCTATGGGTGCCCCTTGAGGCAAAGCCTACACCCTCGGAGACCCTCCTCTCCAAGCCCCTGCCCTCTAGAGCCTCATTCTCTCCCAACGGCCTGTTGGCCTGACCCTGCTGGGCCCATCACCCCTCCAGGCTGTGGAAGGGGCAGTACCGTGACTTTGGGCTGGTCAGAGAAGGAGCGTTTATTGCACTGCAGCTGGGCCGCCACCAACTGCTGGATCATTAGTTCCTGAGCGGCTGTTAACTGGACACCTTCACCTTCTCCGGTGCCCTGGCCACCCCCGTCGGACCCTCCAGGGGAGGCCCCAGGCCCGGAGGCTGAGCTGCTGCTGACTCCCGGCTCTGGCAGGGGagactgctgctgctgctgctgctgctgctgctgctgctgctgctgctgctgcttccgaATCTTCTTCTTCCGGATCTGTTCTTTGGAGAGGACACCTATTGGGGAGACCCGGGACTCAGCAGAGGCACCAAgcctgggcaggggccaggccagcctGCTCACTCCCAGGCACTCACACTGCTCCCTCATCCCGGCCTCCTTGCATTTTCGCAGCCGGCACTGCTGACACTTGCGCCGCATGAAGGCGTCCATCTGGCAGGTTCCGCCACCCCGGCAGGCGTAGCGCCCGGCCCCACCTCGGATGACACTGCGCCGGAAAAAGCCCTTGCAGCCTTCACAGCTGAGCACGTTGTAGTGGAAGCCGGAGGCCGTGTCCCCACACACTTGGCACAGCTCATCGCCCAGCATCTTTGGAGCTGGGCCCTTCTTTCGCTTGCGCTCCGGCTCCTCTGCTGGGTCTAGGatgactggggtggggggacagtaGCCATGAGAAACAGAGCCGCAGAGGTAACTAGCAGCCAGAGAGTAAGGTCCATGAGAGATCGGAGGCAAAAAGCCACAGTGTGGAGGGTGATACCAGTTGGGGAGATGGCAGTTCAGATGGAGAGATGTGTGTGTCAGTGAACCCCATAGAATGGCTCCAAATAAGAGGAGTCAAAGATggacaaaaaaaaccaaacaaacaagaaactggGACTACCCATCCCcattttctatctttgttccttCCAAGATCCCTCTCCAAGCCTCCATACCAACTCCAAGTCCTTCCCAGGCCTCATCTCACCCACGATGGAGGCTGAGCTGGCTCCATCAGTGCCTGGGACATCAGGGTCTGCCCCTCCCGGCCCATCCTCCTTTCCATCAGGTGAAGAAGATGGGGTGCTGGGCTGAGGGGGGGCATttcctgggagagggaagcaCAGTGAGTTTCTCCTGACAATTACTTGATGTGGGGTATGGCTGGGTTGGGAAGTGGGTCACTCACCAGGCAAGGGAGTGTCCAGGGAACTCGTGGTGGGGGTGGACATGGTGCGTCACGGAGCAGCCTGCATAATATAGGGTACTGAGAACCTTGTGGGGCTAGGGAGGGTCAGGTTAGGCCAGCCACAGGTCTTGTTGGGGGCATCcctctttccttcatctcttcaGATTCTTGCCCCTGCCAGCCTCCATACCCTCCCATCCAATTCTAATAAGGCCCGCCCCCTTCTGCTCTAGGACAGCCTTCGGCTTCATCTCAAGCCCCGCTCTCTAGACTCTGCCCCTCCTTCAGGCTCCATCCACTCCAGATCCCGCCCACCTGCTTTTACCAGATTCTGTCCCTTCTTCTTCAGTTGTGCTCTGctctcacttcctccttcccacccagttTCACCCCACCTACTCTTACTCAGCCTTCACCCAACCTGCGCCAAGGAAGCAACCCTATCCCTCATTCTGATCCCACCACCTCCTCTCATGCCTCGCCCACATCTTTTCCTTCTAAGACCCTCCCGAAGCCATCCAGGTCCCGCCCCATCTCCTCCCATCACGCCCCGCCCCCACACCTCTCTCCAGGTCCCGCCCCTTTCCGAACACCAGTGGGGGGCGGGGCTCATGGCTGCGCGAGGGTCTCGTGAGCCGCCTCTCGCGGGGTCTCCTACTTCCGTTGCCCTGGAAACAGCCAGGGGGCGGCGCGAGCTATGGAGGGGTAGGGGTGGAAGGAGAAGGGGGCTGAGCCAAGCAGCGCGGAGAACGCCGggaagccccaggcccagggctcctcccGCGTCCCCCCACACTCGAGTGCACCTGTTTTCGTCCGCTTGatctgcttctcttcctcctcctctgtatcCCCTGGTGCGCTGCCGCGACTCGGATCCCCTCAGAAGTAACTTCGCCACTTCTTCCGGCAACCCCACCGTGCATCACTTCCGGAAGTGGGCGGGGAGTCGGGGTGACCGAATTCCGGTCCGCCTAGGGCTAGCCTGAACAGCTGCTCCATGCGGAAGTCTTAGACCCACCGGAAGTTTACCTTCCGGGTAGCTCCACTGAGGGTCGCCAGAAGAGTTCCGGATTCATTCAATCAAACGTTGGGCAGGAGGGCGGAGTCTCAAACCTTCCCGCCAAGCGCTGGGTGGCTTTAGACTCTCCCCTGGGCCTCTCAGGGCTCGCAGAGCCGAAGAGTTTCTCCGCATAATCGTCGGGGCTACATCTCCTACACAGTTGATTTAAAGCATGTTTGTCCTTTTATACGTTTTCTGATTTTGGAGGTGCGCTGATTGTTGgttttaaatagattaaattaCAAACCTAGAcccagaaaaaatatattttataagtaatttGAAGATAGgaagaaagtttttaaagtatcattcctctaccaaagagaaaaatcatagcttttaaagaaaactcatgtttaatgaaaaaaattcacaacccTTCcccctaaaaagaaaataaaagaaaaaagaaaaattgtaaagtacaacctaaaagttgagaaataTGTTTGGGCAAACTTCCTGAGGATCTCAAAGTAGAGAGACAGCCTCTCAGTACTGAGACTGACtgctgggggaagcagggaggcaggagctgggataTAGgaattttgcaacaaaaaccaggtagtccgAACGTCAAAAGATTACTGTTTTgtggaggaggatatagctcagtggtagagcgcatgcttaggatgcaaagtcctgggttcaatccccggtacctcaaAAGagtactgttaattaaagaaaactggaCACGTGAGTGAATCTtgtacttttctatgtatgggaagatgcaagagtctgggctcattgaactcattcctttgatatgcatcttagctgtctagggccagtgtcctgttctttcccatcctgagtcccctcagggagCACATTTTGGGGCGGCTGTAGTAGCTGCAggcttgatggccacaacatcctttgtttactaatATGGCAGGCAGCATTCTTAGTCCACACTCAGAATACTTAAATGGATCGATAATAGACATTGTTCCAAAGTCTTTCCCCCATGGTAATCAGATCTATATTGagcatatatgcatttttttaatggtagtatATGCCCCATGCCGTTTTGTAGCTTGTTCTGTCCATTCCATCATGGCCTTTAAGCTGTGTAATTGTCCATCCAAGAATGTTACCAATAAAACAAGTGGCTAAGACAGGCATCAGAGGATGGCTGAACCAGTGTCTCTGTCACTTCCTTGCTGTGTAATGTTGAGCCAAGCTATTTACtatccttgtgcctcagtttgctcatctgtaattGGGAACAAGAGCTCACTgcattgtcattattattaagtGAGGTAAAAAGCACAAATAGGGCCAGGCTCACGTAAAGAACCCAGTATGTGGGAGCTATGTTTAATCTGGTAAAAGGTAATGTTTTTAACTTCTCACTGTTGGAAAAGTGCAAAAGGCTGAAACAGATGGAAGATGGATGACAGTTTTGGGGCAAGTCACATCACTCTCAGTGTTGCTGAAAGGCCAGCCTCTGTATACCGATAGCCAAACTGAGACCCCTAGACAGAATTTtgggagaatcagaaaagaatAGCTTTATTGTT
This region of Camelus ferus isolate YT-003-E chromosome 9, BCGSAC_Cfer_1.0, whole genome shotgun sequence genomic DNA includes:
- the NR1H2 gene encoding oxysterols receptor LXR-beta; translation: MSTPTTSSLDTPLPGNAPPQPSTPSSSPDGKEDGPGGADPDVPGTDGASSASIVVILDPAEEPERKRKKGPAPKMLGDELCQVCGDTASGFHYNVLSCEGCKGFFRRSVIRGGAGRYACRGGGTCQMDAFMRRKCQQCRLRKCKEAGMREQCVLSKEQIRKKKIRKQQQQQQQQQQQQQQQQSPLPEPGVSSSSASGPGASPGGSDGGGQGTGEGEGVQLTAAQELMIQQLVAAQLQCNKRSFSDQPKVTPWPMGADPQSRDARQQRFAHFTELAIISVQEIVDFAKQVPGFLQLGREDQIALLKASTIEIMLLETARRYNHETECITFLKDFTYSKDDFHRAGLQVEFINPIFEFSRAMRRLGLDDAEYALLIAINIFSADRPNVQEPSRVEALQQPYVDALLSYTRIKRPQDQLRFPRMLMKLVSLRTLSSVHSEQVFALRLQDKKLPPLLSEIWDVHE